The Benincasa hispida cultivar B227 chromosome 11, ASM972705v1, whole genome shotgun sequence genome has a segment encoding these proteins:
- the LOC120091477 gene encoding uncharacterized protein LOC120091477 isoform X2 translates to MTSFIRFSTLNILHDSFCNKPTKFNPLPAPKVASWDRNGFRLRVYGRRLSFLDVCRGNVRVFGKHGGSKGKRGLIVARFNQGFGFNGGGGGGGGGDDGATARLLGNIALAVGLTYLSVTGQLGWVLDAIVSIWLVAVLVPIVGVAAFIWWAGRDIVQSTCPNCGNEFQIFKSTLNEELQLCPFCSQPFSVVDDKFVRDSVKFSNKTSSTFGQAFGDFTSPQKGKETSGAVVDIEAEVKDVD, encoded by the exons ATGACAAGTTTCATCAGATTCTCTACCTTGAACATACTACACGACAGTTTCTGCAACAAACCCACCAAATTTAATCCTCTTCCGGCTCCGAAGGTCGCTTCCTGGGATCGAAATGGGTTCCGTTTGAGGGTTTATGGAAGGAGATTGTCGTTTCTGGATGTGTGTCGGGGTAACGTACGGGTTTTTGGAAAACATGGAGGGTCTAAGGGAAAGAGAGGGCTAATTGTAGCAAGGTTTAATCAGGGTTTTGGGTTTAACGGTGGCGGCGGCGGCGGTGGAGGCGGAGACGATGGAGCAACTGCGAGGCTTCTGGGTAATATTGCTTTGGCTGTTGGGTTAACCTACCTTTCGGTAACAGGGCAGCTTGGCTGGGTTTTGGATGCGATTGTTTCCATTTGG CTTGTTGCAGTTCTTGTACCAATTGTTGGAGTGGCCGCTTTTATATGGTGGGCAGGACGAGATATAGTTCAAAGCACT TGCCCTAATTGTGGAAacgaatttcaaattttcaa atcaacactGAATGAAGAGCTGCAACTATGCCCTTTTTGTAGCCAACCTTTCTCTG TGGTGGATGACAAGTTTGTGAGGGACTCCGTTAAGTTCTCCAACAAAACTTCCTCCACCTTTGGACAAGCTTTCGGTGACTTTACTTCTCCCCAAAAAG GGAAGGAAACTTCTGGTGCAGTGGTTGACATAGAAGCAGAAGTAAAAGATGTGGACTGA
- the LOC120091477 gene encoding uncharacterized protein LOC120091477 isoform X1, which translates to MTSFIRFSTLNILHDSFCNKPTKFNPLPAPKVASWDRNGFRLRVYGRRLSFLDVCRGNVRVFGKHGGSKGKRGLIVARFNQGFGFNGGGGGGGGGDDGATARLLGNIALAVGLTYLSVTGQLGWVLDAIVSIWLVAVLVPIVGVAAFIWWAGRDIVQSTCPNCGNEFQIFKSTLNEELQLCPFCSQPFSVVDDKFVRDSVKFSNKTSSTFGQAFGDFTSPQKGKILAGPCLARHEIFNVLETEPPLVVDRREGNFWCSG; encoded by the exons ATGACAAGTTTCATCAGATTCTCTACCTTGAACATACTACACGACAGTTTCTGCAACAAACCCACCAAATTTAATCCTCTTCCGGCTCCGAAGGTCGCTTCCTGGGATCGAAATGGGTTCCGTTTGAGGGTTTATGGAAGGAGATTGTCGTTTCTGGATGTGTGTCGGGGTAACGTACGGGTTTTTGGAAAACATGGAGGGTCTAAGGGAAAGAGAGGGCTAATTGTAGCAAGGTTTAATCAGGGTTTTGGGTTTAACGGTGGCGGCGGCGGCGGTGGAGGCGGAGACGATGGAGCAACTGCGAGGCTTCTGGGTAATATTGCTTTGGCTGTTGGGTTAACCTACCTTTCGGTAACAGGGCAGCTTGGCTGGGTTTTGGATGCGATTGTTTCCATTTGG CTTGTTGCAGTTCTTGTACCAATTGTTGGAGTGGCCGCTTTTATATGGTGGGCAGGACGAGATATAGTTCAAAGCACT TGCCCTAATTGTGGAAacgaatttcaaattttcaa atcaacactGAATGAAGAGCTGCAACTATGCCCTTTTTGTAGCCAACCTTTCTCTG TGGTGGATGACAAGTTTGTGAGGGACTCCGTTAAGTTCTCCAACAAAACTTCCTCCACCTTTGGACAAGCTTTCGGTGACTTTACTTCTCCCCAAAAAGGTAAAATTCTTGCTGGACCATGTCTCGCCCGACATGAAATATTTAACGTGCTCGAAACCGAACCACCTCTTGTTGTTGATCGTAGGGAAGGAAACTTCTGGTGCAGTGGTTGA